The following proteins are co-located in the Silene latifolia isolate original U9 population chromosome 1, ASM4854445v1, whole genome shotgun sequence genome:
- the LOC141585762 gene encoding putative germin-like protein 2-1: protein MRNDTKTPKSRYQFSVFVNGKFCKNPKDVTMQDFLYKGFDIRGNTSNTLGATAHLINDALFPALNTLGIAIGRIDIAPFGLNGPHIHPLGSEIFAVLEGTLYVGFVTTNNKLYDAIVKKGDIVVFPQGLIHFQLNIGKTDALAVAGFGSQNPGRINIPNAMFGTAPTIFSDVLTKAFQVNEDVIHKLQNQFIDQDASIESGRSWMKLIAEAI from the exons ATGAGGAATGACACCAAAACTCCTAAATCT AGATATCAATTTTCAGTGTTTGTCAATGGAAAATTTTGCAAGAATCCCAAGGACGTGACCATGCAAGATTTCTTGTACAAAGGGTTTGACATACGCGGAAACACAAGTAACACACTAGGAGCAACGGCACATTTAATCAACGACGCTTTATTTCCAGCGCTAAACACTCTAGGTATAGCCATAGGCCGAATCGACATTGCCCCGTTCGGTCTAAACGGGCCTCATATACACCCTCTCGGCTCGGAGATTTTTGCGGTTTTAGAGGGGACCCTATACGTCGGGTTTGTGACAACTAACAACAAGCTATACGATGCCATCGTTAAAAAGGGAGACATCGTGGTTTTCCCTCAAGGTTTAATACACTTTCAATTGAATATTGGTAAGACAGATGCGTTGGCTGTAGCCGGCTTTGGTAGCCAAAATCCGGGTCGAATTAATATTCCTAATGCCATGTTCGGGACTGCACCAACTATTTTTAGTGACGTTCTTACAAAAGCATTCCAGGTCAATGAGGACGTGATACACAAACTTCAGAATCAGTTTATTGACCAAGACGCTAGTATTGAATCCGGAAGATCGTGGATGAAGCTTATAGCGGAGGCCATATGA
- the LOC141596801 gene encoding uncharacterized protein LOC141596801 isoform X2, whose product MMKWLRMNLKLNTIKQSQVISIELLPNDIAAFLRLVKKFRCERWSSKSFRFTCFLYGFEETSSYACGLKYSFDAFGQQRQAKCIFRLKVELVELMPGLTMHLS is encoded by the exons ATGATGAAATGGTTGAGGATGAACCTGAAACTAAATACCATAAAGCAATCCCAAGTAATAAGTATAGAATTGCTTCCAAATGATATTGCAGCTTTCTTACGGCTCGTGAAAA AATTTAGATGTGAGCGCTGGTCATCAAAATCATTCAG GTTTACATGTTTCTTATATGGTTTTGAGGAAACAAGTTCTTATGCATGTGGGTTGAAATATAGTTTTGATGCTTTCGGACAACAAAGACAAGCCAAATGCATTTTCCGCCTTAAG GTTGAGTTGGTTGAGTTGATGCCTGGATTAACTATGCACCTTTCTTGA
- the LOC141596801 gene encoding uncharacterized protein LOC141596801 isoform X1 codes for MMKWLRMNLKLNTIKQSQVISIELLPNDIAAFLRLVKKFRCERWSSKSFRFTCFLYGFEETSSYACGLKYSFDAFGQQRQAKCIFRLKRCWLLQDQLLYIVTDAANATEVSRLSWLS; via the exons ATGATGAAATGGTTGAGGATGAACCTGAAACTAAATACCATAAAGCAATCCCAAGTAATAAGTATAGAATTGCTTCCAAATGATATTGCAGCTTTCTTACGGCTCGTGAAAA AATTTAGATGTGAGCGCTGGTCATCAAAATCATTCAG GTTTACATGTTTCTTATATGGTTTTGAGGAAACAAGTTCTTATGCATGTGGGTTGAAATATAGTTTTGATGCTTTCGGACAACAAAGACAAGCCAAATGCATTTTCCGCCTTAAG CGGTGTTGGCTGCTTCAAGATCAGCTTCTGTATATAGTGACTGATGCTGCAAATGCAACCGAAGTTTCCAG GTTGAGTTGGTTGAGTTGA